A stretch of the Bubalus kerabau isolate K-KA32 ecotype Philippines breed swamp buffalo chromosome 11, PCC_UOA_SB_1v2, whole genome shotgun sequence genome encodes the following:
- the NDOR1 gene encoding NADPH-dependent diflavin oxidoreductase 1 isoform X2 has product MKNFWRFIFRRSLPSTALCQMDFAVLGLGDSSYAKFNFVAKKLHRRLLQLGGSALLPMCLGDDQHELGPDAAIDPWLQDLWEKVLGPHPVPLNPDLSPPGVLWPSKFTLQFLKDTPSSGPEELCAAGTDPQGPPSELQPFLAPMVSNQRVTGPSHFQDVRLIEFDISGSGISFAAGDLVLIQPENTASHVQQFCQVLGLDPEQHFTLQPREPGVACPTRLPQPCSVRRLVSQYLDIASVPRRSFFELLACLSPHELEREKLREFGSALGQEELCEYCTRPRRTALEVLCDFPHTAAAVPPDYLLDLLPLIRPRAFSIASSLRAHPSRLQILVAVVQYQTRLREPRRGLCSSWLASLDPAQGPVRVPLWVRSGGLTFPKTPDVPVIMVGPGTGVAPFRAAIQERVAQGETGNVLFFGCRRRDQDFYWEAEWEQLQARGCLTLVTAFSREQEQKVYVQHRLRALGPLVWELLDGRGAHFYLAGNAKYMPADVCDTLLSIFREEGGLSGPDAAAYLAQLQRTLRFQTETWA; this is encoded by the exons ATGAAG AATTTCTGGAGGTTCATCTTCCGGAGGAGCCTGCCATCCACCGCCCTCTGTCAGATGGactttgctgtgctgggtctcggGGACTCGTCTTACGCCAA GTTCAACTTCGTGGCCAAGAAGCTGCACCGCCGGCTGCTGCAGCTCGGGGGCAGCGCCCTCCTGCCCATGTGCCTGGGCGATGACCAGCACGAACTGGG GCCCGATGCCGCCATCGACCCCTGGCTGCAGgatctgtgggagaaggtgcTGGGGCCGCACCCTGTGCCTCTGAACCCCGACCTGAGCCCTCCTGGAGTCCT TTGGCCCTCCAAGTTCACCCTGCAGTTCCTCAAGGACACCCCCAGCTCGGGCCCTGAGGAGCTGTGTGCGGCTGGAACAGACCCTCAGGGACCCCCTTCAGAGCTACAGCCGTTCCTGGCACCCATGGTCAGCAATCAGAGGGTCACGGGGCCCTCGCACTTCCAGGACGTTCGGCTGATTGAGTTCGACATCTCAGGCTCTGGGATCAG CTTTGCAGCCGGTGACCTGGTGCTGATCCAGCCCGAGAACACGGCCAGCCACGTCCAGCAGTTCTGCCAGGTGCTGGGCCTGGACCCCGAGCAGCACTTCACACTGCAGCCCCGGGAGCCGG GTGTCGCCTGCCCCACGCGgctgccccagccctgctccGTGCGGCGCCTCGTGTCCCAGTACCTGGACATCGCCAGTGTCCCCCGCCGCTCCTTCTTTGAACTCCTGGCCTGTCTCTCCCCCCACGAGCTGGAGCGGGAGAAGCTTCGGGAGTTCGGCTCTGCACTGGGCCAGGAGGAGCTTTGCGAGTACTGCACCCGGCCCCGCAGGACGgccctggag GTGCTGTGCGACTTCCCCCACACAGCTGCTGCTGTCCCCCCAGACTACCTGCTGGACCTGCTGCCCCTGATCCGGCCCCGGGCCTTCTCCATCGCCTCCTCTCTGCGG gcccACCCCTCGCGGCTGCAGATCCTGGTGGCCGTGGTGCAGTACCAGACCCGCCTCCGGGAGCCCCGCCGTGGCCTCTGCTCCAGCTGGCTGGCATCCCTGGACCCTGCGCAAG GACCTGTCCGGGTGCCCCTGTGGGTGCGGTCTGGGGGCCTGACATTCCCAAAGACGCCAGACGTACCTGTGATCATGGTGGGGCCCGGCACCGGCGTAGCCCCCTTCCGAGCAGCCATCCAGGAGCGAGTGGCCCAGGGCGAGACCG gaaaTGTGCTGTTCTTTGGCTGCCGCCGGCGGGACCAGGACTTCTACTGGGAGGCTGAGTGGGAGCAGCTGCAGGCAAGGGGCTGCCTGACTCTGGTCACGGCCTTCTCTCGGGAGCAG GAGCAGAAGGTGTACGTGCAGCACCGGCTCCGGGCGCTCGGGCCGCTGGTGTGGGAGCTGCTGGACGGCCGGGGCGCCCACTTCTACCTGGCAGG CAACGCCAAGTACATGCCGGCCGATGTGTGCGACACCCTGTTGTCCATCTTCCGGGAGGAGGGCGGGCTCTCTGGCCCCGATGCGGCCGCCTACCTCGCCCAGCTGCAGCGGACACTGCGTTTCCAGACTGAGACGTGGGCCTGA
- the RNF208 gene encoding RING finger protein 208: protein MPADPGPEAGGGWPGFLMSCLKGPHVILKMEAMKMVHPEKFPELQAAAPCFPPAPRPAPALAPKRAWPSDTEIIVNQACGGDMPVLEGAPCTPPLPRRPRKGSGELGFPRVAPADEVIVNQYVIRPGPAAPGAPAAAVAAAAGEPLECPTCGHTYNATQRRPRVLSCLHSVCEQCLQILYESCPKYKFISCPTCRRETVLFTDYGLAALAINTSILSRLPPEALTAPSGGQWGGEPEGSCYQTFRQYCGAACTCHARNPLSACSIM from the coding sequence ATGCCGGCTGACCCAGGGCCCGAGGCGGGCGGTGGCTGGCCAGGCTTCCTCATGTCCTGCCTGAAGGGCCCCCATGTCATCCTCAAGATGGAGGCCATGAAGATGGTccaccctgagaagttccctgagCTGCAGGCGGCCGCCCCCTGCTTCCCACCTGCGCCCCGGCCCGCCCCGGCTCTGGCACCCAAGCGAGCCTGGCCCTCAGACACAGAGATCATCGTCAACCAGGCCTGTGGGGGGGACATGCCCGTCCTGGAAGGGGCGCCCTGCACCCCGCCTCTGCCACGGCGGCCCCGCAAGGGCAGCGGTGAGCTGGGCTTCCCCCGGGTGGCGCCGGCGGACGAGGTCATCGTGAACCAGTACGTGATCCGACCCGGCCCTGCGGCCCCGGGGGCCCCTGCGGCAGCGGTGGCCGCAGCTGCGGGAGAGCCTCTGGAGTGCCCGACGTGCGGGCACACGTACAACGCCACGCAGAGGCGGCCCCGCGTGCTGTCCTGCCTGCACTCTGTGTGTGAGCAGTGCCTGCAGATTCTCTACGAGTCCTGCCCCAAGTACAAGTTCATCTCCTGTCCCACCTGCCGCCGTGAGACTGTGCTCTTCACTGACTACGGCCTGGCTGCGCTGGCCATCAACACGTCCATCCTGAGCCGCCTGCCGCCTGAGGCACTGACCGCCCCGTCGGGTGGCCAGTGGGGTGGCGAGCCCGAGGGCAGCTGCTACCAGACCTTCCGGCAGTACTGCGGGGCTGCGTGCACGTGCCACGCGCGGAACCCGCTGTCTGCCTGCTCCATCATGtag
- the LOC129623886 gene encoding ring finger protein-like: MRRVPAVCPPCADSALALRAKQERDCFACGWAWADPVGDGTLGPGASGSWQGHGDPSEVSSSGARSQKEAAVAARSVPGPAPAVEGHADLQGPSHPSATLGSPPTHPGRCPGGTAPELCPGVPAGGPADRGSGFTGRSLGPEHLDPLHQVLVEDGLGSRALGKPPGARTPDSEPLLGAPAVAPPWASRTEDEEAQQEAEECPICTEPYGPGQQRLALLNCGHGLCMGCLHRLLGAAPGDLGRVCCPLCRQKTPVLEWEICRLQEELLLADGPPRPAPPTPPLPARRGRGPWASLEHRYQLRFLPEAMGGRGCLPFLPCPPCLGAWLWALRGHGPCARRLALLSLLALELLGLLLVFTPLLLLGLLFVLLDGSRR; the protein is encoded by the exons ATGAGGAGGGTGCCAGCCGTTTGCCCACCTTGTGCAGACTCTGCCCTTGCCCTGAGGGCCAAGCAGGAAAG GGACTGCTTTGCCTGCGGCTGGGCTTGGGCAGATCCTGTCGGGGACGGCACGCTGGGCCCAGGAGCCTCCGGGAGCTGGCAGGGGCACGGGGACCCAAGTGAAGTTTCCTCGAGTGGGGCCCGGAGCCAGAAGGAGGCGGCGGTTGCTGCAAGGTCAGTGCCAGGGCCTGCCCCGGCTGTGGAGGGCCACGCTGACCTTCAAGGCCCCAGCCACCCCTCCGCCACCCTGGGGTCTCCACCCACCCATCCCGGCCGCTGCCCTGGAGGCACTGCCCCTGAACTGTGCCCTGGGGTCCCCGCTGGTGGCCCTGCTGACCGTGGCTCGGGGTTCACCGGTCGGTCTCTGGGCCCCGAGCACTTGGACCCACTGCACCAAGTGCTGGTAGAGGATGGGTTGGGCAGCAGGGCCCTTGGGAAGCCCCCGGGTGCCAGGACTCCGGACAGTGAGCCCCTGCTGGGGGCCCCGGCCGTGGCCCCGCCCTGGGCCAGCCGCACAGAGGACGAGGAGGCGCAGCAGGAGGCGGAGGAGTGCCCCATCTGCACGGAGCCCTATGGGCCGGGGCAGCAGCGCCTGGCCCTGCTGAACTGTGGCCACGGCCTCTGCATGGGCTGTCTGCACCGGCTGCTGGGTGCCGCCCCCGGCGACCTGGGCCGCGTGTGCTGCCCGCTGTGTCGCCAGAAGACCCCCGTGCTCGAGTGGGAGATCTGCCGGCTGCAAGAGGAGCTGCTGCTGGCCGACGGGcccccgcgccccgcgccccccaccccgcccctgcctGCCCGCCGCGGCCGCGGGCCATGGGCCTCCCTGGAGCACCGCTACCAGCTGCGCTTCCTGCCGGAGGCCATGGGCGGCCGAGGCTGCCTGCCCTTCCTGCCCTGCCCGCCCTGCCTGGGTGCCTGGCTCTGGGCCCTGCGGGGACACGGGCCCTGCGCCCGCCGCCTGGCACTGCTGAGCCTGCTGGCACTTGAGCTGCTCGGCCTGCTGCTTGTCTTCACCCCGCTCTTGCTGCTGGGGCTGCTGTTTGTGCTGCTGGATGGCTCCCGCCGCTGA
- the NDOR1 gene encoding NADPH-dependent diflavin oxidoreductase 1 isoform X1, with protein sequence MPSARLLVLFGSQTGTAQDVSERLGREARRRQLSCRVEALDSYPVVNLINEPLVIFVCATTGQGDPPDNMKNFWRFIFRRSLPSTALCQMDFAVLGLGDSSYAKFNFVAKKLHRRLLQLGGSALLPMCLGDDQHELGPDAAIDPWLQDLWEKVLGPHPVPLNPDLSPPGVLWPSKFTLQFLKDTPSSGPEELCAAGTDPQGPPSELQPFLAPMVSNQRVTGPSHFQDVRLIEFDISGSGISFAAGDLVLIQPENTASHVQQFCQVLGLDPEQHFTLQPREPGVACPTRLPQPCSVRRLVSQYLDIASVPRRSFFELLACLSPHELEREKLREFGSALGQEELCEYCTRPRRTALEVLCDFPHTAAAVPPDYLLDLLPLIRPRAFSIASSLRAHPSRLQILVAVVQYQTRLREPRRGLCSSWLASLDPAQGPVRVPLWVRSGGLTFPKTPDVPVIMVGPGTGVAPFRAAIQERVAQGETGNVLFFGCRRRDQDFYWEAEWEQLQARGCLTLVTAFSREQEQKVYVQHRLRALGPLVWELLDGRGAHFYLAGNAKYMPADVCDTLLSIFREEGGLSGPDAAAYLAQLQRTLRFQTETWA encoded by the exons ATGCCGAGCGCACGGCTCCTGGTGCTCTTCGGCAGCCAAACGGGCACAGCCCAGGATGTGTCGGAGAGGCTGGGCCGCGAGGCCCGACGCCGGCAGCTCAGCTGCCGGGTGGAAGCCCTGGACTCCTACCCCGTG GTGAATCTGATTAATGAGCCCCTGGTGATATTTGTTTGTGCAACTACAGGCCAAGGAGACCCCCCGGACAACATGAAG AATTTCTGGAGGTTCATCTTCCGGAGGAGCCTGCCATCCACCGCCCTCTGTCAGATGGactttgctgtgctgggtctcggGGACTCGTCTTACGCCAA GTTCAACTTCGTGGCCAAGAAGCTGCACCGCCGGCTGCTGCAGCTCGGGGGCAGCGCCCTCCTGCCCATGTGCCTGGGCGATGACCAGCACGAACTGGG GCCCGATGCCGCCATCGACCCCTGGCTGCAGgatctgtgggagaaggtgcTGGGGCCGCACCCTGTGCCTCTGAACCCCGACCTGAGCCCTCCTGGAGTCCT TTGGCCCTCCAAGTTCACCCTGCAGTTCCTCAAGGACACCCCCAGCTCGGGCCCTGAGGAGCTGTGTGCGGCTGGAACAGACCCTCAGGGACCCCCTTCAGAGCTACAGCCGTTCCTGGCACCCATGGTCAGCAATCAGAGGGTCACGGGGCCCTCGCACTTCCAGGACGTTCGGCTGATTGAGTTCGACATCTCAGGCTCTGGGATCAG CTTTGCAGCCGGTGACCTGGTGCTGATCCAGCCCGAGAACACGGCCAGCCACGTCCAGCAGTTCTGCCAGGTGCTGGGCCTGGACCCCGAGCAGCACTTCACACTGCAGCCCCGGGAGCCGG GTGTCGCCTGCCCCACGCGgctgccccagccctgctccGTGCGGCGCCTCGTGTCCCAGTACCTGGACATCGCCAGTGTCCCCCGCCGCTCCTTCTTTGAACTCCTGGCCTGTCTCTCCCCCCACGAGCTGGAGCGGGAGAAGCTTCGGGAGTTCGGCTCTGCACTGGGCCAGGAGGAGCTTTGCGAGTACTGCACCCGGCCCCGCAGGACGgccctggag GTGCTGTGCGACTTCCCCCACACAGCTGCTGCTGTCCCCCCAGACTACCTGCTGGACCTGCTGCCCCTGATCCGGCCCCGGGCCTTCTCCATCGCCTCCTCTCTGCGG gcccACCCCTCGCGGCTGCAGATCCTGGTGGCCGTGGTGCAGTACCAGACCCGCCTCCGGGAGCCCCGCCGTGGCCTCTGCTCCAGCTGGCTGGCATCCCTGGACCCTGCGCAAG GACCTGTCCGGGTGCCCCTGTGGGTGCGGTCTGGGGGCCTGACATTCCCAAAGACGCCAGACGTACCTGTGATCATGGTGGGGCCCGGCACCGGCGTAGCCCCCTTCCGAGCAGCCATCCAGGAGCGAGTGGCCCAGGGCGAGACCG gaaaTGTGCTGTTCTTTGGCTGCCGCCGGCGGGACCAGGACTTCTACTGGGAGGCTGAGTGGGAGCAGCTGCAGGCAAGGGGCTGCCTGACTCTGGTCACGGCCTTCTCTCGGGAGCAG GAGCAGAAGGTGTACGTGCAGCACCGGCTCCGGGCGCTCGGGCCGCTGGTGTGGGAGCTGCTGGACGGCCGGGGCGCCCACTTCTACCTGGCAGG CAACGCCAAGTACATGCCGGCCGATGTGTGCGACACCCTGTTGTCCATCTTCCGGGAGGAGGGCGGGCTCTCTGGCCCCGATGCGGCCGCCTACCTCGCCCAGCTGCAGCGGACACTGCGTTTCCAGACTGAGACGTGGGCCTGA
- the SLC34A3 gene encoding sodium-dependent phosphate transport protein 2C translates to MPTVPCAPAGAGIRARTPRPHGGLCALRGRCCQSRLRAQPRRPACSILSCPSDIHMREPSSGGQQPSPAHPWVTRIFDLQLLSACVSSPKVPLTAHTGVDPYRVKTLLFVGLVDQRLGNAGISGSASILEDRDMDPWALPQLKDTGQAWRELSAAGRALWVLTGFLKACGLLGGLYLFICSLDILSSAFQLLGSKVTGDIFKDNVVLSNPVAGLVIGVLVTVLVQSSSTSSSIVVSMVASKLLTVRASVPIIMGVNVGTSITSTLVSMAQSGDRDEFRRAFGGSAVHGIFNWLTALVLLPLESAAAPLERLSALILGAASLQPGGHAPDILKVLTRPLTHLIVQLDADVLMGSATGNSTNRSLIKRWCGTREQTTAGYSSYCGAAAGGLCPGKNGSASEEPLPCRHLFAGTALADLAVGLILLAASLLVLCSCLVLIVKLLNSTLRGRVAQAVRTVINADFPRPFGWLSGYLAMLVGAGLTFVLQSSSVFTAAIVPLIGVGVISLERAYPLFLGSNTGTTTTALLAALASPSDMLLSAVQVALIHFFFNLAGILLWYVVPILRLPVPLAKHFGNLTASYRWVAVAYLLLCFLVLPLAAFGLSLAGGAVLAAVGAPLVVLVLLVALVTVLQRHRPAWLPRRLRSWAWLPLWLRSLEPWDLLVRRCFPCKACSPPQAAAKEAHCYENPQVLASQQL, encoded by the exons ATGCCCACAGTGCCCTGCGCCCCTGCAGGAGCTGGAATCCGGGCCAGGACCCCCAGGCCCCACGGTGGTCTGTGTGCACTGCGGGGCCGCTGCTGTCAGAGTCGCCTGCGAGCCCAGCCCAG GCGGCCAGCATGCAGCATCCTGTCATGTCCCTCAGACATCCACATGCGAGAGCCCAGCTCTGGGGGCCAGCAGCCCAGCCCTGCTCACCCCTGGGTGACG CGGATCTTTGACCTGCAGCTGCTCTcggcctgtgtctcctccccgAAGGTGCCCCTCACTGCCCACACAG GAGTGGACCCTTATCGAGTGAAGACGTTGCTGTTTG TTGGCCTGGTGGAccagaggctgggaaatgcag GGATCTCTGGTTCTGCCTCCATCCTGGAAGACAGAGACATGGACCCCTGGGCCCTCCCTCAGCTGAAGGACACTGGACAGGCCTGGAGAG AGCTCAGTGCGGCCGGCAGGGCGCTGTGGGTGCTCACTGGCTTCCTCAAGGCCTGTGGGCTGCTGGGCGGCCTCTACCTCTTCATCTGCTCCCTGGACATCCTCAGCTCCGCCTTCCAGCTGCTAGGCA GCAAAGTAACCGGAGACATCTTCAAGGATAACGTGGTGCTGTCCAACCCTGTGGCTGGACTGGTCATTGGCGTGCTGGTCACAGTCCTGGTGCAGAGCTCCAGCACGTCCTCCTCCATCGTGGTCAGCATGGTGGCCTCCAAGC TGCTGACCGTCCGGGCCTCTGTGCCCATCATCATGGGTGTCAACGTGGGCACATCCATCACCAGCACCCTGGTCTCAATGGCACAGTCAGGGGACCGGGACGAGTTTCGGAG agcctTCGGCGGCTCGGCTGTGCACGGCATCTTCAACTGGCTCACGGCGCTGGTCCTGCTGCCGCTGGAGAGTGCCGCGGCCCCCCTGGAGAGGCTCAGTGCGCTGATCCTGGGCGCCGCCAGCCTGCAGCCCGGGGGGCACGCGCCCGACATCCTCAAGGTGCTGACCCGGCCGCTCACACACCTCATCGTGCAG CTGGACGCTGATGTCCTTATGGGCAGTGCCACGGGCAACAGCACCAACCGGAGCCTTATTAAGCGATGGTGCGGCACCAGGGAGCAGACG ACCGCGGGATACAGCAGCTACTGCGGAGCGGCGGCGGGGGGCCTCTGCCCTGGGAAGAACGGCTCTGCGTCTGAGGAGCCCTTGCCCT gCCGCCACCTGTTTGCGGGCACAGCGCTCGCGGACCTGGCCGTGGGCCTCATCCTGCTGGCCGCCTCCCTGCTCGTGCTCTGCTCCTGCCTCGTCCTCATTGTCAAGCTGCTCAACTCCACTCTGCGGGGCCGCGTCGCCCAGGCCGTGAGGACAGTCATCAACGCCG ACTTCCCCCGCCCGTTTGGCTGGCTCAGCGGCTACTTGGCCATGCTCGTGGGCGCCGGCCTGACCTTCGTGCTCCAGAGCAGCAGCGTCTTCACCGCGGCCATAGTGCCGCTCATCG GGGTCGGGGTGATCAGCCTGGAGCGAGCGTACCCTCTCTTCCTGGGCTCCAACACTGGCACCACCACCACGGCCCTGCTGGCAGCTCTGGCCAGCCCCTCGGACATGCTGCTCAGCGCCGTCCAG gtcGCTCTCATCCACTTCTTCTTCAACCTGGCGGGCATCCTGCTGTGGTATGTGGTGCCCATCCTCCGGCTGCCGGTCCCGCTGGCCAAGCACTTTGGGAACCTGACCGCCAGCTACCGCTGGGTGGCTGTCGCCTACCTGCTGCTCTGCTTCCTGGTGCTGCCTCTGGCCGCCTTCGGGCTCTCCCTGGCGGGGGGCGCAGTGCTGGCTGCGGTCGGGGCACCCCTGGTAGTGCTGGTGCTCCTCGTCGCCCTGGTCACCGTCCTGCAGCGGCACCGGCCCGCCTGGCTGCCCCGCCGCCTGCGCTCCTGGGCCTGGCTGCCCCTCTGGCTCCGCTCTCTGGAGCCCTGGGACCTCCTGGTGAGACGCTGCTTCCCCTGCAAGGCCTGCAGCCCCCCTCAGGCTGCGGCCAAGGAGGCCCACTGCTACGAGAACCCCCAGGTTCTGGCCTCCCAGCAGTTGTGA
- the CYSRT1 gene encoding cysteine-rich tail protein 1, producing the protein MDPHETLVKNPYAHISIPRAHLRPDLGQQLKAGPSSAESQPLPVRSCTLEPLEEAPGPKGAKGAASIQGQLACQQPCKPCGSGQRPAGLAYAGPPPAQRGDDIAHHCWCCPCCSCCHCPRFCRCHSCCCVVS; encoded by the coding sequence ATGGACCCCCATGAGACGCTCGTCAAGAACCCATATGCCCACATAAGCATCCCGAGGGCTCACCTGCGGCCTGATCTGGGACAGCAGCTGAAGGCGGGCCCATCCTCTGCAGAGTCGCAGCCTCTGCCCGTGAGGTCCTGCACcctggagcctctggaggaggCCCCGGGGCCCAAGGGCGCCAAGGGGGCTGCCTCCATCCAGGGCCAGCTGGCCTGTCAGCAGCCCTGCAAGCCCTGTGGCAGCGGGCAGCGCCCAGCAGGGCTGGCCTACGCCGGCCCGCCGCCCGCCCAGCGCGGCGACGACATTGCCCATCACTGCTGGTGCTgcccctgctgctcctgctgccacTGCCCCCGCTTCTGCCGCTGCCACAGCTGCTGCTGCGTCGTCTCCTAG
- the TMEM203 gene encoding transmembrane protein 203, protein MLFSLRELVQWLGFATFEIFVHLLSLLVFSVLLALRVDGLAPGLSWWNVFVPFFAADGLSTYFTTIVSVRLFQDGEKRLAVLRLFWVLTVLSLKFVFEMLLCQKLVEQTRELWFGLITSPVFILLQLLMIRACRVN, encoded by the coding sequence ATGCTCTTCTCGCTCCGGGAGCTGGTGCAGTGGCTGGGCTTCGCCACCTTCGAGATCTTCGTGCACCTGCTGTCCCTACTGGTGTTCTCCGTGCTGCTGGCCCTGCGTGTGGACGGCCTGGCTCCTGGCCTCTCCTGGTGGAACGTCTTCGTGCCCTTCTTCGCTGCTGACGGGCTCAGCACCTACTTCACCACCATCGTCTCTGTGCGACTCTTCCAGGATGGAGAGAAGCGGCTGGCCGTGCTCCGCCTTTTCTGGGTCCTCACAGTTCTCAGCCTCAAGTTCGTCTTCGAGATGTTGTTGTGCCAGAAGCTGGTAGAGCAAACGCGAGAGCTCTGGTTCGGCCTGATCACGTCTCCGGTCTTCATTCTCCTGCAGCTACTCATGATCCGTGCCTGCCGGGTCAACTGA
- the LOC129623773 gene encoding proline-rich protein 2-like produces the protein MDRPHPTAGPPSRPVCRRGRRGPECSLKGPGPHWVQEPEPANRAPSSRPLRSAPPSPPTGPRPPDHPQRPPSPPAGPRPPDRPQRPPSPPAGPRPPDRPQRPSEPSSRPPAAPLRACQPGPVLPTARSALRARQPGPVLPTARSALRARST, from the exons ATGGACAGGCCCCACCCCACTGCTGGGCCTCCCAGCCGGCCGGTCTGCAGGAGGGGGCGCCGTGGACCTGAGTGTTCCCTGAAG GGCCCAGGGCCCCACTGGGTCCAGGAGCCAGAGCCTGCCAACCGGGCCCCGTCCTCCCGACCGCTCCGCAGCGCCCCTCCGAGCCCGCCAACCGGGCCCCGTCCTCCCGACCATCCGCAGCGCCCTCCGAGCCCGCCAGCCGGGCCCCGTCCTCCCGACCGCCCGCAGCGCCCTCCGAGCCCGCCAGCCGGGCCCCGTCCTCCCGACCGCCCGCAGCGCCCCTCCGAGCCGTCCTCCCGACCGCCCGCAGCGCCCCTCCGAGCCTGCCAACCGGGCCCCGTCCTCCCGACCGCCCGCAGCGCCCTCCGAGCCCGCCAGCCGGGCCCCGTCCTCCCGACCGCCCGCAGCGCCCTCCGAGCCCGCAGCACCTGA
- the TUBB4B gene encoding tubulin beta-4B chain, producing MREIVHLQAGQCGNQIGAKFWEVISDEHGIDPTGTYHGDSDLQLERINVYYNEATGGKYVPRAVLVDLEPGTMDSVRSGPFGQIFRPDNFVFGQSGAGNNWAKGHYTEGAELVDSVLDVVRKEAESCDCLQGFQLTHSLGGGTGSGMGTLLISKIREEYPDRIMNTFSVVPSPKVSDTVVEPYNATLSVHQLVENTDETYCIDNEALYDICFRTLKLTTPTYGDLNHLVSATMSGVTTCLRFPGQLNADLRKLAVNMVPFPRLHFFMPGFAPLTSRGSQQYRALTVPELTQQMFDAKNMMAACDPRHGRYLTVAAVFRGRMSMKEVDEQMLNVQNKNSSYFVEWIPNNVKTAVCDIPPRGLKMSATFIGNSTAIQELFKRISEQFTAMFRRKAFLHWYTGEGMDEMEFTEAESNMNDLVSEYQQYQDATAEEEGEFEEEAEEEVA from the exons atgaGGGAGATCGTGCACCTGCAGGCCGGCCAGTGCGGCAACCAGATCGGCGCCAAG TTTTGGGAGGTGATCAGCGACGAGCATGGCATCGATCCTACCGGCACCTACCACGGGGATAGCGACCTGCAGCTGGAGCGAATCAACGTGTACTACAACGAGGCCACCG GTGGCAAGTATGTGCCCCGCGCGGTGCTCGTGGACCTGGAGCCGGGCACCATGGACTCTGTGCGCTCGGGGCCTTTCGGGCAGATCTTCAGGCCGGACAACTTTGTCTTCG GTCAGAGTGGTGCCGGGAACAACTGGGCCAAGGGGCACTACACGGAAGGTGCAGAGCTTGTCGATTCAGTGCTGGATGTCGTGAGGAAGGAGGCGGAGAGCTGTGACTGCCTGCAGGGCTTCCAGCTGACCCACTCCTTGGGTGGGGGGACTGGGTCTGGGATGGGCACCCTCCTCATCAGCAAGATTCGGGAGGAGTATCCAGACAGGATCATGAACACCTTCAGCGTGGTGCCCTCGCCCAAAGTGTCAGACACCGTCGTGGAGCCCTACAACGCCACCCTCTCAGTCCACCAGCTCGTAGAGAACACAGACGAGACCTACTGCATTGATAACGAGGCGCTGTACGACATCTGCTTCAGAACCCTGAAGCTGACCACCCCCACCTACGGGGACCTGAACCACCTGGTGTCGGCCACCATGAGCGGGGTCACCACCTGCCTGCGCTTCCCAGGCCAGCTCAATGCTGACCTGCGGAAGCTGGCTGTCAACATGGTCCCCTTTCCCCGCCTGCACTTTTTTATGCCCGGCTTTGCCCCGCTAACCAGCCGGGGCAGCCAGCAGTACCGGGCGCTGACGGTGCCCGAGCTCACCCAGCAGATGTTTGACGCCAAGAACATGATGGCCGCCTGCGACCCGCGCCACGGCCGCTACCTGACTGTGGCCGCCGTCTTCCGGGGCCGCATGTCCATGAAGGAGGTGGACGAGCAGATGCTCAACGTGCAGAACAAGAACAGCAGCTACTTCGTGGAGTGGATCCCCAACAACGTGAAGACGGCCGTGTGCGACATCCCGCCCCGCGGCCTGAAGATGTCGGCCACGTTCATCGGCAACAGCACGGCCATCCAGGAGCTGTTCAAGCGCATCTCGGAGCAGTTCACGGCCATGTTCCGGCGCAAGGCCTTTCTGCACTGGTACACGGGCGAGGGCATGGACGAGATGGAGTTCACCGAGGCCGAGAGCAACATGAACGACCTGGTGTCCGAGTACCAGCAGTACCAGGACGCCACGGCCGAGGAGGAGGGCGAGTtcgaggaggaggcagaggaggaggtggcCTAG